Proteins encoded together in one Undibacterium sp. CCC3.4 window:
- a CDS encoding SDR family oxidoreductase, producing the protein MTQFIAGDRRVALVTGAARRIGRHIALTLAAQGWDIIVHFGQSAGAAAQVVAELEALGARACALGADLADETATRALFERAHQVWGRIDCIVNNAALFEEDRADSFSHACLDRHMHANLAAPLLLAQALYAATPVGQQACVINLLDQKLYNLNPDFLSYTLSKAALQCATTVLAQALAPRVRVVGVAPGITMVSGHQSEADFEHAHQVTPLGRSSSPDDIAQTVCFIAACPAITGTTIVVDGGQHLIALQRDVMFLATAPDSPLTSH; encoded by the coding sequence ATGACACAGTTCATTGCCGGCGACCGACGTGTCGCCCTTGTTACCGGCGCGGCACGCCGCATCGGGCGCCACATCGCACTCACTCTGGCCGCGCAAGGCTGGGACATCATCGTCCATTTCGGCCAATCGGCCGGCGCGGCCGCACAAGTGGTGGCCGAACTCGAGGCGCTCGGTGCCCGCGCCTGCGCGCTCGGCGCCGATCTGGCCGACGAAACGGCGACGCGGGCACTGTTCGAGCGCGCCCATCAAGTGTGGGGGCGCATCGATTGCATCGTCAATAACGCCGCCTTGTTTGAAGAAGACCGCGCCGACAGTTTCAGCCACGCTTGCCTTGATCGCCATATGCACGCCAACCTGGCCGCCCCGCTGTTACTGGCGCAAGCACTGTATGCCGCCACCCCAGTTGGGCAGCAGGCATGTGTGATCAATTTGCTCGATCAGAAACTGTATAATCTTAATCCTGATTTTCTGTCGTATACGCTGTCAAAAGCGGCGCTGCAATGTGCTACGACCGTATTGGCGCAAGCCTTGGCACCGCGCGTGCGCGTGGTCGGGGTGGCACCTGGCATCACCATGGTGTCTGGCCATCAAAGTGAGGCTGATTTTGAACACGCCCACCAAGTTACGCCCTTAGGACGTTCGAGTAGCCCCGACGACATTGCCCAGACCGTCTGTTTTATCGCCGCTTGCCCGGCCATTACCGGTACCACCATCGTCGTCGATGGCGGCCAGCACCTTATTGCTTTGCAGCGCGATGTGATGTTTCTCGCTACTGCCCCCGACTCACCCCTTACTTCTCACTGA